The nucleotide window tacttccttccaaaagggttgtatagtttgcagtcctaccagcagtataaaagtgttcccttctctccacatccacaccagcatctgcagttttgagattttgtgatgtgggccattctcactggggttagatgatatttcagggtggttttgatttgcatttcaaaataattaggaatgatgagtattttttcatatgtttgctagccattcatctttcttccttagattcttgcccattgatatatgagattgttgacttttttaatgtgggttaatttgagttctctgtacaccctagttatcaagtttttgtctgattcaaaatatgcaaatatcctttcccattgggttgtctatttgctttagttgttgtctccttagctgtacagaagtttttcagtttaattaagtcccatttatttatttttgatgttgttgcaattgtcacggaagtcttcataaagtctttccccaggctgatatcttccagtgtttttcctatgctttctttgaggatttttattatttcatgcttgAAATTTAGATcttctatccatcttgaatcagtctCTATTCTCTCTATTTCTGTCTCTATTTTCTCTATTCTGTCTTCCAGATTACTTTGATAAGCGTTTGTAAGTAGGTATAtgcgtgtgtatatgtacacctcCGGAAGTAATGAGTAtatatatgtgatttttattcCTCTGCTTTAAAAGCtataataattattcattttgtaggaaaatgtttaaaatccttAGTATTCCAACTAAAATACCCTTGATTCCATCATCTAAATCCATTCTCTTCCACTCACCTGTACCCTATTTATGACTAAGCCTTCCTGAACTGTCATACAGTTGCACAACCCTGCAGTTCAGTATTCATAGGCCCTTCTCAGAAATGTCCTTTATTGCTCAGTTTTTCAGAATTTCTATCCTGAGGCCCAATTCAAATATCACTTCCTGTTAGAAGACTTTGTAAAAatcttgaagtttttttttttttgcttcaaatacttttattctaaaatgtgGCAAGTAAGacatatatataaattctttCCATGAACAGCTTGAtgacagaaaaccaaaaaatattttagatatatctTAACCCTTTTTCAACAACGTTCTGTGCTGGTAGTTTTATAGAAGAATTtcttttaagtttaaatttaacgATAATATAAATATATCCTAAATCACCCGAATAACCAACTCATAACTAAACACTGCATTATTTCAGCACCTAAGGTTTCCATATGTCACTCACACTGACACCAAGTAGGAACTAATAACCTAAAATAATAGCATTATGTGTTATTCAAACTAGTCCATAAATATTCTCAGGGGTTCTTAGGTtttgacaagcactttcctaacCTTTTACAAGTATGCTTACCAATAATCAAAAGGCTAACTTGCCTAACATATCATATTTAAACTGTTACCCTctctccaaacaaaaaaacaaacaaactcaggACCTCATTACAAAAAAGTAtcaaatttatttcaatatatagtttcatttttaaattacagctgttaaaaatttttataatcgAAAATTATCAGAGTTGTAAAGACATTAATAAGCTATTAGATACTGAATCAGTGAATACAATTACTGGACCAAGCATTTATAAAAGCCATGTTTAGTAGAGAAAACGTCCAGTTATACTACTTAACAGACAGAAACATACTTtagctttttatttctaattatagaACATTCTGACTTTGACATAATTTATCCTTTTCACCCAATTACTACAATGCcaacaaaatgttttccaaattttaagaCTTTAATAGTTACAAAGTATAACTTAACtgttaagagttttaaaaaaaaaaaaaatgtgaaattttagtttttgcttTGAACCTGTTTGACCAAAAAGTACTGGACACCACTACCATATAAATCCAAatgaagaatggaataaaaaaatggTGTCTATATAATCAGAAAATTATGTATTAAGACATTTAACAGTTCTACTTTCAAGGTACTGGTTCCAAGGTACTACAGAGTTTGGCATTTTtattgaaagctataaatcataGTATGATTCTTCTCAAGTTGTCCATAAGAAAATGGCAGTTTTCACTAAATACAAAAATTGTTATATCCAGTAGGTGGTATTCTACATAGTTAAGACAATTCTTgataaaattagatttaaaaaatgcagaatgtCTTGCTAATTACCagttgtctcgaaaaaaaaaatcagaaaaatacagaaaatagaaagtaattgattattattttgctttaagcCAGAAATTATTCTAAGAAATAAGCAATAATGAGAAAATATGTGATTAAAATACTGTATCTCTCTCTTTAGACAACGCACACTTTCAACTCAGAAACTTCAATTCTGACTTCCTTTGAATCAAGTTCATTCTTGATTTCCTCTGTCTAGAAAAGGGCCCCATTTTAAATAGCTAATTTGAAGAGTTCATAATCTAAAATGATTTTctccacaggattttttttttcagtatgtaAACTACTAAAATGGCAAATGATTAAGTCAGTTGTAAATAATTTGTACCATAGTAAAAGCTAATTTACAGTAACTGTCAAAGGATACCAACATACTTCTACACCCAAACCTGAAAGTTACTACAGTATTGAGTTAGAATTAGCATGATTCTTTCATTTGGTCGAATTTCCTTTGCTAAGTTATACTGTCTAGAAATCCAATAAAGAAACCTTAGTGGGTCCTTCCAAAGCTGCgtaattttccaaatgattttcCCACTGGTCATGGAGTCTGTTCATTCCTTCAATCCTTCTTTAGTCGTTtagtttttgcaattttttcttgacgtttttgtttctttttttgctccTTCTCCCCGGTCTCAATCATCTTGGCCAACTTCCGAGACAGCACAGCACTTGCTAGCAACAGTGTAAGGGCCAGAATAACTGTTGTAAGGAAGCCATATGGGTCCTTTGCAGCCCATTCCACAACATACTCAGCCGAAGCCTTAATATCAAACATCTTCACAGCAGTCTTAGGAAAACGTAAGCTTGAGTTGCAGTCTCTCAACTTTGCTCTGGTATTATTAGTGAGCACAATTTCAGACTACCTTCAGTTGTTTGTCATTGTCTTTAGTTTTACCACACACTTCAGAGAGGTTTAAATTCTATACTGCGGGTGACCTAACGCGGCTGCTGGCCCACGGGACCCTTGTTCACTTGTGCCCCTCGGCCTTGGCAAGTGCGGGCTGCTCCGCAGAGCCCAAAATCCTGGGGAACTGGCATGGGCCCCACCACACAGTGCTGCGCTAGGAACTGGGACAAAACCTAAGCAACAACCGCCCCTATGTCCCGCTGGTGACGTGGATCCCGCTTCCAACTCACCACCAGACCGGAAACAGGAAGGCGAGAAAAGTCTTGCAAATTTAATGTTTCCCTTTATCCTTGATCCTATGGAGCATTTTgcataaatcaaaaccaccttgattTGGGTAACTGGTTTGTCTGGTTTCCCTCAGTAGTATTTAGGGTCTTTCAGGATAGGAGTCAAAGGTTAATAGATGTAATACGGTATCCAAACCTCTGCTATAATGATGGAATGCCAGGAAAGACTATAAAACACCTGTCTTAAACTGTTCTAAAGTCTCATCGAGTTAATATAGGTTAGGAAAGCTTAGCTATAAAATAGGGTAGCAATGAAAAGCAGCATAAACTGTGGACATGTGGAAGTCTGGGGATGGAAGGTAGATTAGGGCTGGAGAACCCCCCAGGACTAAATTAGTGAGGCAATAATGTCTAGCCCCAAGAAAGAAGCTGGATCCTAATCTCATGCAACTATTAATTTAGCCATGGCCAAGGATGATTTGGGGCAGGTAACTGATTTGATACCAGGAGACTCTAGGCAGCTGGTACCACATGTAAAAGTAGAGGTCGTGGTCTATTTCTAAGTAATCAGGAATTACAGGGCTTGATTCTAGATGTCCAGGATGCAGGATTCATTAAGGAAACAGctgtctgttcttttcttttttttttttgtagagacagagtctcactgtaccgccctctggtagagtgccgtggcgtcacatggctcacagcaacctctaactcttgggcttacgcgattctcttgcctcagcctcccgagcagctgggactacaggtgcccgccacaacgcccagctatttttttttgttgttgttgttgcagtttggccggggctgggtttgaacccgccaccctcggcatatggggccagcgccctactcactgagccacaggcgctgccccagctgTCTGTTCTTACAGAAGAATTCAGCACAAGTTCAGCAGATGTTAAGGCCAGAGTATCAGTTCTACAGTGAGACGATAAATGAGAATCTGCTTTCCATATTCTAAGAGGAGAATCTAAACCACTAATCCAGACCTATGACCTGGTCCAGTGCTAAAATAAGAGTAGGGGAGAATCACAGGGAGGAAATAGTTTGACCGAGAAACAGAATGATCAGTCAGGGGGTGCTTCTGGCTATTATGAGAATAAAGATACACCTACCTGGTTTAAAGGATAATCATAGTATTAGTAACTGCCATTTATTTAATACCAGCTTAATAAATGACAATGACGTTGGGTTGAAGATCTGGACTCTGTACaactttgcagatgagaaataGGCTGTGACTGTTTTGGCTTAGGTCCCTCAGCTAATACATGAGTTGGCATTGGAATTTGAGTTTGTGAGATCCAGATACGTTGGATTTTTTTCTACCCGACATCTGTTCATTGAAGTGAGATGCTGCTGATTCTTCATATCCTTCTGGCCTTCATTGGCTCCCATGCTAGGGAAGATCACAGGTGGACCTTCTAGAGAGCACCACCTCTCACTCCACATATTGAGGGAGGCCTGAGCAGACTTGGGGAAAGTAAAGGAACAGGGATCAAAACTGGAATTAAAACCTCAGACTCACGGGACACCATGActcaggcctgcaatcctagccctcTCAGGGGCCAAAGTGGAAGACTgcatgagcttaggagtttaggttgagcaagaagagaaaaaccctgtctccactaaaaataggaaagttagctgggcactggggtgggtgcctgtagtctcaactacataggagactgagaaagagaggtcacttgaacccaggagttgtgagctagactgaggccacagcactctgttccctgtgacagagtgagactttttctcaaaaaaaaaaaaaagaaaaaatctgagaCTCACACCTTTTTGCCCACTAGTAAGACCAACATACTGAATTCTGCTAATGAGAAGAAGAACTTGTCTGTCCTCCGACATAGTTTTTCTCAGTTCTATTTACTATTGTCAGCCACTTGAACGtaggaaattaataaaaagatatatCTGTTTCCTCCCAAATCTATTTATACTTGAAGCATGTGGTGCAGTATGACGAGTTGTCACTTTAATGAACATCAATCagcaatattttgaaatgttatttaaTGTCAATAATTAAGATATTATTCAAACTTGACACTGTTATCATCTAAGTGTAGCAGTGATTAGCATAACATATGTTCTTCCTAAGAACCATGCTTCACTTGGCAGCATATTTTATTAAGGTCATACCAGGTCCTAGATACTATTTATGGTATGAGTGATACATTACTAAACAAGAAAGGCAATTTCTGCCCTCCTGGAGCTTAATTTCTAGTTAAGAGATAACAAACCCTAGGCATAATAAAGTTTTTGTTCTATATAGcatgttacatatatatatatagatagcaTAATATATTATACGTAAGTAAGTATATATGCCATTGTCTCATACAgctcataaaaatgtttcttgtatgcatcatatgtgtgtgtgtgtgtgtgtgtatgggaggAAAGAAGGATAGAATGTGATAATCTCTATGGATAAAAAGTGGAAGGAGATAAGTGAGGGGATTCACAAGTCCCAGATAGATGGGTTAGAGATCATACTATTAAGTTTTATGGTCAAGAGTGTTGTCTTTGAGGACGCCAACTTAAAGAGGATGAAAGTAGCTGTGTGACCGTGGGGAGGAAGAATATCCCACAGAGTCCACAGTCGGTGCTGGGTTAAGGCAGGAGTGTGTGGATATTCTAAGAACTTTGGACGAGCCAGCGCAGATGAGCAGGTCAGCAATTAGGAGACTTGTAGAGGATTAAGGTCAGATAGATAATTCGGGAAGGGTAACAAATCAGCTGCTAAGAATTTTAGGCAATTTTAAGAACTTGTCTTGTAACCTGATGTAAACAAAGAATTATTCCAGGGCTTTGGGCACAGAAGTAAAATGCTCTGAGTGGCCACTCTGCCTGATTCTGGGGAATAGATCAGAAGGTGGGCTGGAGCTGGTATACTTGCAGGGGGACCCGTTCTGGGTCTGATGTCCTAATCCCAGTGGAAAATTGCCATGGGCTGTCCAGTCTGTCAGCTGTAAAGGCTTGAGAAATGGTTTCAGATTCTGGATGCATTTTGTCGTGCCAACAGGATCTCCTGATAcagtagattattttatttattttgggaattCGTTTCATTAAGCAGAGAGTATCTTAAGCCACTCTAAAGACAAAGGGAAATTATGCAAACAAGTTTTTCTGGACATGCTACAAGTAGGTAGTTTATCGGTAATTTTTCTCAGTTATAAAACTGTGTCTAACAACAGCTCTATTACAATGCAAAACTCTGATAAGTTTATAATGACATTCTTGATAATGGtcctgaggcacagaaagacccTGTGATTTCTGCATCTGCCAAGAATTAATGAGTCATGTTCAGCTGGCAATACATGTTTTGTGTTGTGTATCTGTACTCATTTTTGGAAATTTATTCTTGTCTCAGTGTTGAATGAGGAACTCTCTCTTAATGATAATATTTGATAACCCAAGCTCTGAATGCCCTGGTACAACTTTAACTAACATACTCTgtgtacatctgtgtgtgtgtgtgtgtgtgtgtgtgtatacatgacAGGGATTCATTATGGAGTGGAGAGACTTAATGATGCAATGTAAACTATTGAAGGAGAGAGCAGATGTTATCAttagaaaatacagaattaaAGAATATCAGAAGTCGAAAGGGAAGATGCTGAAGACATGGTATTTGATTACAGTGCCTTTTAAAGTTTGTAACTGTGACACACATGCTGGAACAGAACATTGCTTTAGctttctagggctgccataataaaGTAACAAAAATTGGTTGGCTCaaaacaacaaagatttattttcttccagttctAGAGACTGTAAGTACAAAAAAAAGTATCAGCAAGGCCACAGGCTGCCTAAAACATGCAAAGAGGACTGTGTCTCACCTCTTCCTAGCTCTGGCAGCCTCCATCCTTGGTGTTTTCTGGCTTGCCATGGCATCATTCCAATTCCTGCCCTCCTGTCCCATGTATTCTTCTCTGTGTCTTTACATTATCTTCCTACAAGGACATCAGTCATACGGGACTAAGGTCCCACCTCAACTTAACTAACTAAATCTGTAATAATGATGCAGGATAGGTGGTGCCTCCTGGGAGGCTCCAGTAGCCCGAAGGGCCGGACACTTGGGCCTTGCTGTATCCTCCCATGCACTTTTGACTGGTGAATctcatgtaagtttccaaggcctAAGAGTTCATTGGAAGCTGGCTGTAACTTATGAAGGCCCCTAAAGGTAAACATTGAGTTCAGGCAAAACTGCCCCCTGCGACTATGtatacccctgagcagagagccaaGGACAGACTTCAGCTAGGGATCAAGAGAGCTGGTTCCCCACctggttctctctgccaggagctttgatttttgtagtttttctattctttgtttctgtgaataaatcctgtcttacctcTTATCTGTGGTCCTTCTATTCATTCTTCGAAtcgctgagaccaagaacctgaaactccagTATCAATAACTCTACAAGTAACATCCAATTTTGAGATATTAGGGGTTAGGATATCAACACATCTTTTTGGAGAACACAATTCAATCTGAACAAAAAGCTACAATACTAAATTAGCTTCCTCAGAAATTAGTTTCTAGTTTTCTCCTAATGGTAAACTGTCTTAATCACAAGGCTGACACATCATGGAAAACAATCGcttatattttatagttattttttatgtaattttctcattcaaagttagtttgaaaacttaaaagaaatCTGAGATTAATATGATCTAGTCACAAActccatgaataaataaatatatatagcaCTACAGGTACGTTGATAttcttcaatgttttttttttttttttctggccctgGATGTGGTTTAATTCTTTTGTCAAAAACTTAAGCAAATTAAACTGTCTTGATCTCAatattctcatctgaaaaatgcaTATATCTTTTAAAGTCATTTCTGTTGCTAACATTTTCCATACCTATTGATGTGCATATAGTCATTAAAAATGAGTGCCACACCCTGGAGAAAGGGATTGGGGAACATATTTCCAAACAATATTTAGGAAGTGCacacttcgagaccagcctgagcaagagtgagatcctggtttaaaaaatagctgggcattgtggctggcacctgtagtcatagctacatgggaggctgaggcgagagaattgcttgagctcaagagttagaggttgctgtgagctatgatgccacagcatgctactgagggtgacaaagtagactgtctcaaaaaaaaaaaagcattatttcaGAGTTCAGCTACATTTTCTAGGCAATTCCCTAGGTTGCTTAAAGTCCTGAGTTGTACGATTTCATTGCCTGGTAATACAGCAGAAGCTTGGGAGGGTGGGTATATAAATTATAGAACTTCCATTCTGTAGCTCGCTAGTTCCTTGACTTTAAAAACATTATCTGACTAACCCACAGTTTTCTCACTCGTAAAGCACTAGGAGTCACTCTGTGGTGTATGTGAATTAATCCACATACATTGCTGTCACCCTGCCACCTAAATGCCAGCCTGTTTCCAAACTTTGTTAATTTAACTCCACATATTCTCTACTTTCTAAACTACTGTCATAACCTATTTAATACTGGTCTGGTTATTAAGCTCTGACGAGTTCAAATCTGAACCTACGCTTGCCCTGAAATTTTGTAATAAGTACCCTATATTTGATTTGATCACTTACTGCTGACTAATTTCGTCTCTATTTGGTTCCTAGACGTTCAGTTTCTTGCCTTTGTTGTCATTCTATGTACCTGACTATAATTCGGCCAGGGGCTTCAGGCCTTCCCCCTCGTTAAtggctatttatattttttaacatctaCAGTAGCTCCAGAAGATTCAACAGCTGATGCCCTGACGCACCCTGACCACCTTCTCTGAGCTCCCTACTTCTCATATGAGTTGTCTCCTCTGTCCTAAAATCCATGCTTTTAATCCTGCCTGTACAGTTTGATGTTAGACAATATCTAAGTCTTCTGTTCTCAGATTTGAATGCTAAGATCCTTCAAGTGCAGCACCCACATTAATTTCTGTATTCAGCTCATGTCTGCCtgctttttctttgtcctttcccTTGAAACTTCcataatattttactttcaaaagAGCAATTTAATCCTGAAGAAACAAGACATGAAGATTCAATCTATATTTGCAAATGGATAAAATTCTATATATAATTTGAGAAGTTCAGAGGATAAACATAACTCTTTTTATTTAAGATTGTAACCAGAAACTATACttttccatttgaattttaaTCAGGCTCTTATTCTGGGTGAAGTTCTCTAAGTAGCTTGCCATTTTGCTTAGACTCTGGATAAATTTCCATCTTCTCTAGTGTGTTTTCTCTCACTTCTTTTGCTACCAGCGCGTCCGTTGTCCTCCATAGCCGCCTGACAAGCTTTCTATAATGGAAGgaaataaagttacattttatcattttgacAGCCGAGATCAATAGTGTGAAACCGTGTTCTTGTAGatcatttaatatttataccTAAAGGTATATAAATATCATTGCTTGTACTTGGAAaaggctgctttttaaaaaaactaatagaacctgtaaataaaattctgtatttttcatgAACTAGCTGAGGGAGTGTGCTTGTTTTTATTAACCCCAGAGGAATTACCGCCCCCTTTCCAATattgtatttgatttttaaaagcataaggGATGAATGTcagtttttgcttctttgtttttgttccaaCTGTGAGCACTTTATTAACACTGCTGCtttttcctcaagggttttctttgtttcctgATGAATCCCATTAATTGAGTCAAAGCCTTTTGAATAAATAGGAGAGTCTAACCAAGTCCTTGTGCTCATTAACATTAAACTGGGAAGTGCTTTGCTATTTTAGTCAATGATGGCTTAACCAAAACCTTTTGGAATATGTCAGTTTTCATGCCAAAGAAATACTGTAAAAAACTTAGAGATACGCTTTTTTATTAATGACCCAGTAGAGACATTAGCATATTGTTTCTTTCAATGTCCTTACCGTGTTGTGAAAGCTATGAATTTAGTCAACTATCCTGTTCCAAATTTGCTTAGTAAAGGGGTAATCTTGGGCTGACTTAACTGCTCTCTGCTGGCCTGATCTTGCTCTTTTTACAATGGTAATAACTATAAGCACAGAATACAGTGTTGTGCCCAGGTCGtggggtacccctcataaatcacccaaagacaaagtctgatgcaaaagcaagaggtagttTATTCACAAGCTCAGGCTTGGGCTTCTCCGTTCCTGACGCAGCaaagagcagagaagccccgactgcagagggaagagcagttttaaggatacagaaaggaaaaagggaggggggataggGGCTTAGGGAACTGGACAATGTTTGATCTGGGCTGATTAGCCTGGGGAAGGATTTACTACTACGGAGGGTGGGTGCTGTTATCGCTCAGGGCAGACATACTGGAGctggaggtggggaaggaagcaggttgcctatcaccttggtatgcagctgcaaattgatggctgtggggcaaagtggggtcagtgaaggctgtgagacaaaatggagttagttttaacaaaatggagttagcttgTTCCTTTCAACAGCTGTTGGGAAAGTTAGACAACACACGTGCTCTGCTTAACTAAGTACCTGGAGTTAGTAAGCCTAGATAAAGTGTAGCCATCATCATACCTCAGGATAGAACCACTAAGAGCATCACAC belongs to Nycticebus coucang isolate mNycCou1 chromosome 9, mNycCou1.pri, whole genome shotgun sequence and includes:
- the LOC128593557 gene encoding small integral membrane protein 15-like is translated as MFDIKASAEYVVEWAAKDPYGFLTTVILALTLLLASAVLSRKLAKMIETGEKEQKKKQKRQEKIAKTKRLKKD